The Rosa chinensis cultivar Old Blush chromosome 7, RchiOBHm-V2, whole genome shotgun sequence DNA segment ACATCTTGGGTCCATTTGAGGTAGTTCCTTCCGGAAacttccaaagcaacaaagttaagcttgttgagatttgacattctCTACAAGGATTTAAAGGATTATTGTTAGTGCTATGGGTAATAATTTCCTCAAGCAATTAATAAGAACTTTAGGTTTTATAACATAGTATGAAAAATAGAATTAAACATGTATGGTGAATTCATGAATGAAACTTCAAGTTCCTTTTATGACATTATCAAAATTACAGATTCGATATACATGAAAtgttattactcaacccttttggtaactccaattaaatatgatcaggTAAGAGTATGAGGTTTGGGTGGAgtgaggctcacttaagtacgcAGCCTCATTGTATCTTGCCCAGACATCGCATCGAATTGGGTGCGCCTACTTGGAAAGATTCATAACCTTTCAATGTTATCGAAACTACGGGTTCGATACgtgtgaacttctggttcaatatttatgtgtgaacttctggttcattaAGTACCTGCATTCTATTCATATATATTCTAGTCCAAGGAATTTTTTTAAGCCACTAAAATATTCGTATAattaatatgagcaaatagaTAAGCAAGTAACACCACAAAATTATTATAGTAATAAACgcaatatatgttattaaaatGAATAATGAAATAAGAAAGAATATATTATGAAGTGATTGtggtaatgagcataaattactatagtaattgctttggataaaaatcaatcaaaatcaaaacacggATTGATCAATTAGACAATCACCAATTAATTGGCCTCATATCTGCTTCTGGCAAATTAATACTAAATAGTGTTAGCACATACTAACTTGACATAGTGGTACAACGGACAACATGTTGAGTTGGTACCTATTTTAGCTGGGTTTGAATCCCAGCAACTacacaatctttttttttttcttctttcttgttgAATTGATCGACGTTACTGATATTGATTTGGTACTACTGGACCAAGTACTACAGATATATAGTTGCAGTCCATaaagttttctcttttcttttccaatcaaacaatctcaaacacatgaacaaatatatacaaatacgtataccaagtaaataaatcatgtaggatttgctatggttcatgcattatggtgattttttcatattcaatcaataggctcaataagcaagaagcatgaatataaaattagattttggaaaacattacttgatgaaggaCGGATAAATCTTCAGCTtatgtgtgcagaactgagaaggttgtcttctcagctaATCGAAGAGCTATTCGCCTCTTCTGGTAGGAAATCCTGAATCTCAAAGCTATTCGATCCAAATCTTAGAGCTAGTCGTGCTAATAGCGTGTtgtaaaatgaaagcaaaagtgtTTCAGAAAAAAAGAGAGTTTTGACGCATGGAGATAGAGTGtgtctattcatctcaccatgagggggtttatataggagtacatgatgtatacaaataggcaatgtttaatagcaacgtcaattactcctattcataatcctatcaatcactaatccatagtgaaaggcatatatgattctccatctatttacatgatattagccataactaTTTCCAACAAGTTTTACTATTTTTATAATGAAAACATTTTCTTACGCATGCAAGCATGTGGTTTCAAATtagttattattaagagaagtaGATTCATTTCCACATATAGCTAGATAAAGCTCTCAAGAACTCTTATGGGGTTTCTCTATATGGAACTATGTGGAACATTGGAATTACATTTCCAAGTGTGACAGTTGAGTTTTCATGTgaacactacaaaaaaaaattgcaatagccACGGCGCCCTGCCGTAGCGAAAAGCTGTTTTGCCGTGGCAAAAAAGCATTTGCGACGGCTCTGCGACGGCAAAGCTTCTGACgccgttggtggcgtcgccaataTCTTTAGCCACGgcaaaatgccgtcgcaaaccacttttgcgacggcaaagatCTTTGCGACACTTACTCTGCGACGGTTTCATGCTACCCCTAATGCCGTCGCCATTACAAAATATACTACGGCAAATTTCCGTCGCAGCATAATTAATATTAAGATAATTATATTACTTCCCGCCAAAATTTGTTTCCTACCAAATTTGTTTcccgccaatttttttttgctgCCAAACTAATTTGCTTCCCGCCAATTTTTCAATAGCAAATTTTGCTACGGTCTCGTTGCCGTAGCTTCGGTGTGGTGTTATATAGAAATATATTCTTGGCTACGGCAATTCACCGATGCTAGTAGCCaaccaatatttttttttaacaaaacctgTATTTTTGCAATATCCAAAAATGGGATAAAAATATCAATACACAACACATATATTGTTCATTAACTCATCTATTTCATTGCAATGTAATTAAGTTGTTGCACTATCAGTATAGGTAATTAAAAGAAGTACAAATTAAGTTATGCCCAAAACCAAGTTCCTAATGAAGACAACCAAGATTAACACTTAACAAAAATATGCAATAACATATTGAAACTTAGCCCATTGCTCTATCACTGCTTGAATCTGGATTCCCTTCTTCTCCTACAGACTCCCTCCGAATTTCATGGTCACTAGTTGCATCTGAAACCTaagacatcaaaaaaaaaaaaaaattagatatatCATGTATGGCTTTGCATATCACCCtttttcaatgtcacaccataacCCAATTCCAATAACCAAACACGCAGATTCGCAGGTTGCATCAttttttataatcatattacaaaGAGAATGACAGTATGAGAGGAAATTTCAAACCAAGTGTCATCAAAGCTAGTGTTTCTTTTACAAGTTGATctagtatgtatatatattcatcaTTGATAAAATAACAGCAAAGGGGAAACAGATCAAATAATAGAACAATTGTAGGACTGAGGACACTTGAAACAATTGTAGGACTGAGGACATATATGATCATAATAAAACATTATCATCGACCTGCCTACTATACACATACAGAACTAACAAAAGTGACATACTTAAACAAGGAAAAACATCCCACTAAAAAGACCTTTTAGAGACCTTTATACAAAACCAACATATGATCTATATAGGGAAGCATATTAAACCAAACAATTCTTGTCAAAGCTGAATAGATCTTATCACCAACTATATATTTCTTGTCAAAACAAACTGAAATCTCAATGTCTCCGCATTACTTCATATTTCTTGTCTTGCTATATTATCTCATCAATACCATCTAATAAATTGTGCACATCAAATAAGAGCTAAATATTCAAACAATTATTCTTGTGATGACAAACCTGTCCATTTTGATCTATGCCTCTCTTCTCTTTGTTCTCCAAAAAATCAATTCGAGCTTGTAGCATATTAAGCTGATCCTGAAACTTTTTTGCCACAGATTCAGTTACTTTCTGTATTATATCATCAGTGGTTTCAGAGGAATTTGGTGCATGTGGGTAGACAAATCTTCTAGGCACGGCAGATCCATAGGTGCGACAATATCCATGGCCATCCTCTCCAATCAATTCATGAAATATACGGTCTTTGACAGCCTGAAGGTTCCTTTGGTCCTCAGGTTCTAATAAAAGTCGTTTTTCATATTCTTCCTACATTCAAGTATATAATTACCAGCTTGAAAAGAACATATAAATTAGAAACTGAAACATTATCATACAATATACTAAAAATAAAGCTTACAATGACTTCAACTACTTCTGGTTTTGACTGGTCTCGTGCTTTTTTCCACACATTCATCTTATCAGTTTCTTCTCCATTTTGCTCCATCTATCAAATGCAAAATAATAGCAAACTGAATCTATAATATTCCAATCCAAATTTACATATTTTCATATTTCAATACAAGAATCAAATTTATAGATGaaatggaaaaaagaagaaactcaTCTCCTACCGAAGAAACACATAAATGTAGAATGCAGTGGAATACCTCAAATCGTAATTGAGCAAAGTGTTTTCGACCAGTAGTATGAACTGGTCCACGAAGCTCCCTATTGATAGAATTTCTTCTTGCTATCATCTGCAACATCAATGTCAAGGTTAAATGGTAGTGATTCTGGTATTCGATAATCTATTTATAAATATTGTGCCACTAATACCTTAGCTTCCTCACTACTCCAATAGGCAACTAGCTCACTCCATTGCTCTGTCACAATATTGGCAGGAACTTTTGAAAGAATATCTGgatcttctttgtttttctcaaagaaGTTGAGTTTCGTTTTGCTTTTATGATCCTTCCACAGACTATTGCAACATCTCAAACATACAGTTTTATATCCTTCTGGAACATTCAGCAAATTATCCTACGAAACATTGATAGGTTAGGATTAGTCTATACTTGAAACTAGTACTTATGCTTCataattttaaaacaaatcaaaaccaaaaactaatTGCAAATACATGgaatcaagtttttttttctttcattcaagTGTTTACCAACAAATATAAATGACATATGTACCTTAACTTCTTTCCATATTCCATCTTTCACTTCAGCTCCAACAGACTTCCAATCAATTATTGTAAGGGGAATTCTTTGCCCATCCCTTACAATTTGTCCTAACTGCGACTTTAATTGGGCAGCCCTATCTCCCACAGGTTGGAAGGTAGAATCAAACTTGATTTCGACTTTAACTCCAGTATTCCATTCTGAGATACCCTTATTTTGACCTCTGGAACTTTCAGCAGTAGCTTGTACTTCCATCTCTAACCAAGTTTTAAAAATATCAAATTGTaactttaaaacaaaaaagatactACATTACAAATATATTAGATATTGATGTACCTGCTGGTGGAGATGGTAGTGCagggggtggcggtggtggaggaggtggaggaggaggtggaggggAAGGAGATGGTGGTGGCAATCTTGAAGACGGTGATGGCTGTTGTGATGAGGAAATGCTGTTGCTTGAAGATTGAGAGCTGCTGGAACTCAAATATTCAGACATGGTGCGCGGTCGACCAATCTTCCTTTTCTTCATGGTTAACTGAAAAAGGACATTTACAATTATATGAGAACATAATGTTTCGAATCGAAATAACCAACAAGTTTTATATGATAGAAATACCACAGTTTATTATAAATTGAAATGACAGAATCACATTCCATTGTCCAAAAAAGACCGTAATTAATATCATATATTCCATACACGAATACCAAGTTCCAGCAAACAAAAAAGACCTATGCACACAAAAATCTGCACCTATAAGTGCCATCTTAACCTACATCTACTATATTACAAGTTACGGTCTCAATCATCCATTTCAACATCCATTGACTCGCTTGAAATACTAGCTTCTTCAGTATTGTTAGTTTGCACAAGGGATAAGTCTCTTGAAGGCATGTCAACAACATTCAGCCATTCTTGCCCTGAAGGATCTAGAGCATACCAAACTTGATGAGCTTGAGATGCCAATATGAAGGGTTCATCCCCTATGCAATCATTTTTGTACAACAAACGCTTGAAGTTAACTAAAGGAAAGTTAAAATGGTCTAACTTTATACCTGTAGCAGGATTAACCCAATCACACTTAAACAAAACatatttgatatcaataccATAAGAGATTTTGATAATATCTGTCAATCTCCCATAGTATGGTGAGGAGTCAATAGAAAGATTCTTGTCTGCTTGTAAAGTTACACCACTATTATGTGTTGAGCGATGATTATCAAGacttttcactcgaaagaaaaaCCCATTCGCATTGTAAGAAGTCAATCTCTTTGCTGATGGACTAGGAGAATTAGACAAAGCAATAACTTCTTCTGATAACAATACAGAACTTGTTCTTTGCAAATTGATAACctgatttaggtaaacaatagTTAAAAACTGCACACTATAAGACACCGAAAGATGAACTAAATATATCTAATTATAGCTAGCAACATACATGCTCCTTAAACCAGTTTGCAAATTCCCGAAAATGAACTCTCTGAACATAGTGTTCATTTGCAGCAGGAAATTGTCGTCGAATAGTAATAAGATGTTCACTGCAAAGTAGTAAGAACATCATTACTTTTCTGCCCAGAAACTCAGAAACTATccactaagtaactgaccaagtaactgaccatgtaactgaccatgtaactaagtaactgaccatgtaactggtcaagtaactgaccatgtaactgaccaagtaactgagtaactgaccatgtaactgtaactggttaagtaactgaccatgtcactgaccatgtaactgaccatgtaactgtaactggtcaagtaactgaccatataactggtcaagtaactgaccatataactggtcaagtaactgaccatgtaactgaccatgtcactgaccatgtaactgaccaagtaactgaccatgtaactgtaactagtcaagtaactgaccaagtaactgaccatgtaactgaccatgtcactgaccatgtaactgaccgtgtaactggtcaagtaactgaccatgtaactgactaagtaactgaccatgtaactgtaactggtcaagtaactgaccatgtaattgaccatgtaactgtaactgaccatgtaactggtcaagtaactgaccatgtaactgaccatgtcactgaccatgtaactgaccaagtaactgaccatgtaactgtaactggtcaagtaactgaccatgtaactgtaactggtcaagtaactgaccatgtaactgaccaagtaactgagtaactgaccatgtaactgtaactggtcaagtaactgaccatgtaactaaccaagtaactgaccatgtaactgactatgtaactgaccaattaactgtaactggtcaagtaactaaCCAAGTAACCGACCATGTGATTAGATGCAGattataaaaaaacaaaacaataagcAACATGACATACTTGAGAAATGGTGTGACTGCCTCTGTATGGAATAAGATCCATCGATGAGCTTGTGTCCGAGTAATTTCCTCAAGTACAAAGTCTTTTCCCTTGTTTATATCgtcatcattttttttccttgctgGTCTATTAAACTTGCTTTCCACATCATTGAGATACTGAGTACAGAAGTTCATGCACTCTTCCATCAAATAACCTTTAGCCATTGATGCTTCAGGACAAGCCCGATTCCGCACATATTCCTTCAAGGTCAGTAGATAACTCTCAATAGGATACATCCACCGAAAAATTACAGCACCAGCAATTAATGCTTCATCAGCTAAATGAATTGGTAAATGCTCCATTATATCAAAGAATGATGGCGGAAATATCTTCTCAAGTTCACAAAGTGTCAGCACTATACGAGCACGAGCCTTTTCTAGATCTGCTGCACAATTATCCATTGAGCATAACTGTTTAAAAAAACTACCCAGATCAATCAATGCCTGAACCACATTCTCTGGTAAAGAACTTCGTATAAATAAAGGAATAAGTTGCTGCAATAGAATATGGTTATCGTGGCTCTTAAGACCTCCAATACTACGATCATGTAAACGTACTCGACGTGCAATATTGGAAGCAGCTCCATCTGGCATTCGTGATCCTGATAAGGCTGAAAAGAACATATCTTTCCCCTTAttgttcatctcaaactcagctGGATCAGCATACTCTGTACCGGACTCTCTCCTCTTTAGATGATATTGCTCCCTAATTCCCATAAGTTCCAGATCACGACGAGAATTCAAGTTGTCCTTAGACTTTCCAGCAACTCCTAATATTGAGAAAAGAACATTATCACAAATGTTCTTTTCTATATGCATCACGTCAAGGTTGTGACGTATCAGGTTGTCTTTCCAATATGGAAGCTCATAAAATatacttttcttcttccaattatgcttctttTTCATCAAAGGATCATTATCAGGTTTTTGCACCCCAAGCACCTTCCTTCGCTCTAGATCTTCCCGCTTGTACTCTGTAAGAACACCATTTGATTCCAATTGTGCAAGAAGATCAGCACCAGATAAAGTTTTAGGCTTCCTTCTATATTCTGTATTGCCATTAAATGACCTTGAATCTGCTCGATACTTGTGATCATAGGGTAACCACCGCCGATGAGTCATGTATGAAGCTTTTTTACCAAACTTCAACCGTTGGTAACCACTTTCAGAGTTGCATGATGGGCAAGCAAATTCACCTTTTGTACTCCACCCCGACAAGTTGGCATAGGCAGGAAAGTCATTAATCGTCCATAACAATGCAGCATGCATTTTAAACATTTCATTGCTGAATGCATCAAATGTTTCTACACCATCTTCATACAGttccttcaattcttcaataaGTGGCTGCATGTAGACATCAATTTTATCACCGGGTGCCTTAGGACCATCAATAAGAACAGATAGAAATATAAAGGGTTGCTTCATGCACATCATAGGTGGTAAATTGTAAGGAACCAATATGATAGGCCAGGTACTATGAACTATATTCATAGACCTAAATGGGTTGAATCCATCAGATGCTAACCCAAGCCTTACATTGCGAATGTCTCCCGAAAAATTTGTGTGTTTTTGGTCAAAATCTTTCCATGCAAGAGAGTCTGCAGGATGCCTAAACACACCATCATCGGTTCTTTCCTCTCCATGCCATCTCATAAGCTTTGCTGTTTTTGAAGACATAAACAACCTTTGTAACCTTGGTTTTAAAGGAAAATATCTTGCTTGTTTTGCTGCTTTTTGTTTCCCAAGTGCTGCAACATCATTTGAACTACCATTGTTATCTTTCCATCGAGATGTCTTGCATATTCTGCATTCATCCAAATTTATGTCTTCATTTCTAAACAACATACAACTGTTAGGACATGCATCTACTGTTTCATAAGTGAATCCGAGATCTTCTGTTAACTTCTGCGCTTCATAATATGACTTGGGAAGTTGCACACCATCAGGCATAGATTCTTTTGCTATCTCAAGTAAAGTTTTGAAGGATTTATCTGTCCATCCATGGAGCACCTTCGCTTGCAAAAGACGAACTGTATATGACAAAGCTGTGTGTCTCTTAGAACCCGGATACAATGGAAGGTTTGCATCCTCAAGAAGCTTCAAGAACTTCTTGGTAGGTTCATTTGCCCCTACATTAGGATTAGTTGAGTTTTCTTCACTAGTCTGATCATGTGTTCCTACATTAGGAGCTCCTAGAGCTTCTTGGACAAGTCTGaccatatcatcctccatataagAATCTAACCCAATACCATTTTGATTTCCATCCACTGGATGAACATAATGACTAGGCTCACCATGTTTATCCCATTTCCTATACTTCTTAAAGAAACCATAATCACGAAGATGCTGCCGCACAACTAATCTTACATAGAGATAACGATTTTCGCACTTTCTACAAGGACAATAAATCCTTGAACCCAGATCCCTATTGATGTatgcaaaagtcaaaaattgATCTATTGCATCATAATATGCTAGAGAATGCCTATCTGCTAAATCTATCCATGATTTGTCCATATTTCTCCTTAAGCAATCAGATTGAACATCTACgtcaaatagccaagaaaaatacAGTTTATCAAATTATAACCATGACTACTAACCAAACAAAGGACTTCAAACAATTAACCAAAGTGAAGAAACATTGCCTAGAACTGAGCTGCCATCAAAATACAACACAAAAACTATAAATTTCCAACATCAAAAGTATAAAGTTACTATAAGCTAGTTCAGTCCCTAAAAGAAggtaattaattaagcaaagaaCATATACTCCAGTTGCAATAAACATATAAGCTTTGTTCAAAAATACattaaacaaaaatatatataaaagcaGCAAACCAAAAAGATAAAGCAGATAGCTTCTGCATTTATACCCAACAATCTCATCCAAGACACAAAAAAGTTGAAGCTTACCTTGAATTTTCTATGATGAGTGGAAGATAGATGATAGAGAATAGAGGACAGAGCAGATTAGCCTCCAAGTGATACGCAAATAACCTGCAAAGCCAAACAATAAGATGCAAACAGGTTATGAAGTATCAAACTTTAGTGCTTCAGgcaaacaaaaccaattaaCTGAAAGGGAAtgaaattcagaaaaatcagTAAACATGCATGAAccaaacacaatacaaaactcTTTGGTGCTTTGCTGAAGATTTCCACATTTGTGGAAGCTTCTAAGTTTTCTAACGACACTAAGAAAACTGGACAAATTAAACTGACCATGTcaaagtaacaagaacatcaTTACTTTTATGCCCAGAAACTAAGAAACTATccactaag contains these protein-coding regions:
- the LOC112178106 gene encoding FK506-binding protein 5-like, with the protein product MSEYLSSSSSQSSSNSISSSQQPSPSSRLPPPSPSPPPPPPPPPPPPPPALPSPPAEMEVQATAESSRGQNKGISEWNTGVKVEIKFDSTFQPVGDRAAQLKSQLGQIVRDGQRIPLTIIDWKSVGAEVKDGIWKEVKDNLLNVPEGYKTVCLRCCNSLWKDHKSKTKLNFFEKNKEDPDILSKVPANIVTEQWSELVAYWSSEEAKMIARRNSINRELRGPVHTTGRKHFAQLRFEMEQNGEETDKMNVWKKARDQSKPEVVEVIEEYEKRLLLEPEDQRNLQAVKDRIFHELIGEDGHGYCRTYGSAVPRRFVYPHAPNSSETTDDIIQKVTESVAKKFQDQLNMLQARIDFLENKEKRGIDQNGQVCHHKNNCLNI
- the LOC112178107 gene encoding uncharacterized protein LOC112178107: MDKSWIDLADRHSLAYYDAIDQFLTFAYINRDLGSRIYCPCRKCENRYLYVRLVVRQHLRDYGFFKKYRKWDKHGEPSHYVHPVDGNQNGIGLDSYMEDDMVRLVQEALGAPNVGTHDQTSEENSTNPNVGANEPTKKFLKLLEDANLPLYPGSKRHTALSYTVRLLQAKVLHGWTDKSFKTLLEIAKESMPDGVQLPKSYYEAQKLTEDLGFTYETVDACPNSCMLFRNEDINLDECRICKTSRWKDNNGSSNDVAALGKQKAAKQARYFPLKPRLQRLFMSSKTAKLMRWHGEERTDDGVFRHPADSLAWKDFDQKHTNFSGDIRNVRLGLASDGFNPFRSMNIVHSTWPIILVPYNLPPMMCMKQPFIFLSVLIDGPKAPGDKIDVYMQPLIEELKELYEDGVETFDAFSNEMFKMHAALLWTINDFPAYANLSGWSTKGEFACPSCNSESGYQRLKFGKKASYMTHRRWLPYDHKYRADSRSFNGNTEYRRKPKTLSGADLLAQLESNGVLTEYKREDLERRKVLGVQKPDNDPLMKKKHNWKKKSIFYELPYWKDNLIRHNLDVMHIEKNICDNVLFSILGVAGKSKDNLNSRRDLELMGIREQYHLKRRESGTEYADPAEFEMNNKGKDMFFSALSGSRMPDGAASNIARRVRLHDRSIGGLKSHDNHILLQQLIPLFIRSSLPENVVQALIDLGSFFKQLCSMDNCAADLEKARARIVLTLCELEKIFPPSFFDIMEHLPIHLADEALIAGAVIFRWMYPIESYLLTLKEYVRNRACPEASMAKGYLMEECMNFCTQYLNDVESKFNRPARKKNDDDINKGKDFVLEEITRTQAHRWILFHTEAVTPFLNEHLITIRRQFPAANEHYVQRVHFREFANWFKEHVINLQRTSSVLLSEEVIALSNSPSPSAKRLTSYNANGFFFRVKSLDNHRSTHNSGVTLQADKNLSIDSSPYYGRLTDIIKISYGIDIKYVLFKCDWVNPATGIKLDHFNFPLVNFKRLLYKNDCIGDEPFILASQAHQVWYALDPSGQEWLNVVDMPSRDLSLVQTNNTEEASISSESMDVEMDD